A part of Acropora palmata chromosome 8, jaAcrPala1.3, whole genome shotgun sequence genomic DNA contains:
- the LOC141890106 gene encoding calcium-independent protein kinase C-like, translated as MVGFTGYVKLKVIGATDLKPAILAQRRLGGLKSIDPYVSLNVDDLHIARTSSKQKTSTPIWNEEFEQEIENGDKLGITVFHDAIMGPDPFVADSSVPFEEIMNSGVKGFSDIWISLEPEGKLHLHIELRPAIQDKEIRVFKERESGIKGRRGAMRRRVHQISGHKFMAVWLRQPTYCCHCKDFIWGVFNKQGYQCQVCTCVVHKRCHLEVVSQCPGVKQDMTEVFPHEEMNALSRSTTGSWRFKVNVPHRFAEHNYMRPTFCDHCGSLLYGLFRQGMQCSDCKMNVHIRCQKNVANNCGLNAKEMAQILKDMGTTGNKLTESMRVKKPSIQYNGPNAKTDKKTKGLDPLPIKPDNLETSPGVRRRQKKFGLSDFKFIKVLGKGSFGKVLLAERKGCDEIYAVKILKKETVLQDDDVECTMIERRVLTISAGHPYLTALYCSFQTEDRLFLVMEYVNGGDLMFQIQKARKFNEERSRFYAAEVVLALQYLHQNGVIYRDLKLDNVLLDKDGHIKLADFGMCKENMKPGGYTNTFCGTPDYIAPEILQEKPYGFSVDWWALGVLMYEMMAGQPPFEADNEDDLFESIKHDDVLYPVWLSKEAVSILKGFMTKNCTKRLGCTASGEQSILDHPFFRDIDWYKLEARQITPPFKPTIRSKTDVRNFDTDFTREEPKLTPTDKNVIANINQEEFKDFSFINAKFANDG; from the exons ATGGTAGGCTTCACTGGCTACGTAAAGCTGAAGGTGATTGGAGCGACTGATCTGAAACCTGCGATTTTGGCTCAAAGACGTCTAGGTGGACTTAAATCTATCGACCCCTATGTATCTTTAAACGTTGACGACCTACATATAGCACGGACATCGTCCAAGCAAAAAACTTCGACGCCAATCTGGAACGAAGAGTTTGAACAGGAAATAGAAAATGGAGATAAATTAGGGATAACCGTCTTTCACGACGCTATCATGGGGCCGGATCCATTTGTTGCAGATTCATCGGTGCCTTTCGAAGAGATAATGAACTCAGGAGTCAAAGGATTCTCCGATATCTGG ATTTCTCTTGAGCCCGAAGGAAAATTGCACCTACACATTGAACTCAGGCCTGCCATTCAAG ATAAGGAAATAAGGGTTTTCAAGGAACGAGAGAGCGGCATTAAAGGACGTAGAGGGGCTATGAGACGTCGAGTACATCAGATTAGCGGACATAAATTTATGGCAGTTTGGCTCAGACAGCCTACGTATTGCTGCCATTGCAAGGATTTCATTTG gGGAGTGTTTAACAAGCAGGGCTACCAATGCCAAG TGTGCACTTGTGTCGTTCACAAACGATGTCACTTGGAGGTGGTGTCTCAGTGCCCAGGAGTCAAACAGGATATGACAGAAGTCTTTCCTCACGAGGAAATG AATGCCCTGAGTAGATCAACCACTGGTTCCTGGCGTTTCAAAGTCAATGTACCACACAGATTTGCTGAACACAATTACATGAGACCAACATTCTGTGACCATTGTGGGTCTCTTCTTTACGGGCTCTTTCGACAAGGGATGCAGTGTTCAG ATTGCAAAATGAATGTTCATATCAGATGTCAAAAAAATGTAGCAAACAACTGTGGCCTTAATGCGAAAGAGATGGCACAGATTCTTAAAGACATGGGAACTACGGGAAACAAGCTGACAGAATCCATGAGAGTTAAAAAG ccATCAATTCAATACAATGGACCAAATGCCAAGACTGACAAAAAAACCAAGGGCCTTGATCCACTGCCAATAAAACCTGATAACTTGGAAACCTCACCTGGAGTACGGAGACGGCAGAAGAAGTTTGGACTGTCTGATTTTAAGTTTATTAAAGTTTTAGGAAAAGGAAGTTTTGGCAAG GTACTGCTAGCAGAGAGAAAAGGATGTGATGAAATTTATGCTGTTAAAATCTTAAAGAAGGAGACAGTTCTTCAAGATGATGACGTAGAATGCACAATGATTGAAAGACGAGTATTAACGATATCAGCTGGCCATCCCTACCTTACGGCACTCTATTGCAGCTTCCAAACAGAG gaTCGATTGTTCCTTGTGATGGAATATGTAAATGGTGGGGACTTGatgtttcaaattcaaaaagcaagaaaattcaatGAAGAGAGATCTAG attttatgCTGCTGAGGTAGTGCTTGCACTTCAGTATCTTCATCAAAATGGTGTTATTTATAG GGATTTAAAACTGGACAATGTTCTACTAGACAAAGATGGACACATCAAGCTGGCTGATTTTGGAATGtgcaaagaaaacatgaaaccAGGAGGCTATACAAACACTTTCTGTGGAACACCAGACTACATTGCTCCTGAG ATTCTTCAAGAAAAACCTTATGGCTTCTCTGTGGACTGGTGGGCATTGGGTGTACTCATGTACGAAATGATGGCGGGACAG CCTCCGTTCGAAGCTGATAACGAGGACGACCTTTTCGAGTCCATAAAACACGATGATGTACTGTACCCTGTTTGGCTTTCGAAAGAAGCTGTATCAATATTAAAAGGA TTTATGAcgaaaaattgcacaaaaagGCTTGGTTGCACAGCTAGTGGAGAACAGAGCATTCTGGATCATCCGTTCTTTAGGGACATAGACTGGTACAAGTTAGAAGCGAGGCAGATAACGCCGCCATTCAAACCAACAATA CGTTCAAAAACAGATGTAAGGAACTTCGACACAGATTTTACCAGAGAAGAACCTAAGCTTACGCCAACTGACAAGAATGTCATCGCAAACATTAACCAAGAGGAATTCAAGGATTTCAGCTTCATCAATGCTAAATTCGCGAACGATGGTTAA